In the Nitrospirales bacterium LBB_01 genome, one interval contains:
- a CDS encoding c-type cytochrome: MQRSVIRSICASTAGYLIILSVLFLPQFSKTSYGADMDTGKKVFESRCAICHGAKGDGNGVIGIVEKGVVGDKLWSVYPRDLTVGTFKFRSTPSGCLPTQADLEYIVSKGIMRAAMPSHKDVSKSDVDAVIVYVKSLSTRWQEEQPCKTFTAAKPKWVGSADSVKKGQEVYDKMKCWECHGKEGKGDGPKSNEIKDDFGKPILPFNFTTGELKRGSSPENVYMTFTTGLDGTGMPSYEDSLNEEQRWNLVSYTLKLMKK, translated from the coding sequence ATGCAGAGATCTGTAATCAGAAGTATTTGTGCAAGTACAGCAGGGTATCTCATCATCCTAAGTGTGTTGTTTTTGCCGCAATTTTCTAAAACATCATACGGAGCCGATATGGATACCGGCAAAAAGGTTTTTGAAAGCCGCTGTGCCATTTGTCATGGTGCTAAGGGGGACGGAAACGGAGTAATTGGAATTGTAGAAAAAGGAGTAGTTGGTGACAAACTCTGGTCAGTCTATCCCAGAGACTTAACTGTTGGTACATTTAAGTTTAGATCAACTCCTTCAGGCTGTCTGCCTACTCAGGCCGACCTTGAGTACATAGTTTCAAAGGGTATTATGAGAGCAGCAATGCCATCTCACAAGGATGTTTCTAAGTCCGACGTTGACGCAGTTATTGTGTATGTAAAGTCACTTTCAACGCGGTGGCAAGAGGAGCAGCCCTGCAAAACCTTTACAGCGGCAAAACCAAAGTGGGTAGGTTCTGCTGACTCCGTAAAGAAGGGGCAGGAAGTGTATGACAAAATGAAGTGCTGGGAGTGTCATGGTAAAGAAGGTAAAGGAGACGGTCCCAAGTCAAATGAAATCAAAGACGACTTTGGTAAGCCGATTTTGCCGTTTAATTTTACCACTGGAGAACTTAAGCGCGGCTCATCGCCCGAAAATGTCTATATGACTTTTACAACCGGACTTGACGGCACTGGAATGCCCTCTTATGAGGATTCTTTAAACGAGGAACAACGGTGGAATCTGGTCTCTTACACTTTAAAACTCATGAAAAAATAA
- a CDS encoding molybdopterin-dependent oxidoreductase produces MANLSRRNFLKATGSGLLLTMAGGTEALAMHALEPAVGVANPLSHYPARDWEKLYRDIYKADSSFVFMCTPNCTHNCYLRAYVKNGVVVRVGPSQNYHKATDVYGTKASQRWDPRHCNKGISLVRRFYGDRRVKSPMIRKGFLEWVEKGFPRDENGMPPAEMFRRGEDTYVAVEWEKAYEIAAKTFHEIAKTYSGDKGAQLLKKQDYDEAMIKRMDGAGTRAMKFRGGMPALGSIKLFGQYRTANSMALLDKYVRKVDDDKAVGGVGLDNYTWHTDLPPGHPMVCGQQTIDFDLSNVEYCNIVVCWGINWISTKMPDGHWLTEARMKGKKVIAITAEYSSTCSKSDEIVIMRPGTDPALALGIAHVLIKENLYDKKFVKTHTDLPMLIRMDTGNMCKAADVIKDYKQKVLTMKKIVKEAKDLPKPAATNEGMPGVTEAMRNSWGDYVMWDTKSGKPVAVSSDDVGEHFHKLGIEPAIEGEFTVTIGGKDVKVRPVFDVVKQHLFDTWTPENTSKVTWAPVSAIYSLARQFAKNPEKVLFTVGMGPNQMFNADQKDRAIFLVAALTRNVGFFGGNVGSYAGNYRAAYFNGMPQYMAENPFDITLDPTKPAKVKLTYAMQSAHYYSHGDQPLKVHGHYFNGKSHMPFPTKSMWFSASNSILGNAKGHYEIVMNLLRHPAYRAKGMHKRMIEAVFVNEWWWTGTCEYADIVFGVDSWAEYNLHDMTQSCTNPFMQIMPLTEIKRIHNTKSNGETYQGVAHALAKITGDKRFDDYWALMNAPYKAKPYIQRVLSHSNMFKGYDVEDLLVKAKDGIPALMMGRTYPKFIGYEQSNESKPWFTKSGRLEFYRDEQEFKDYGESIPLHREPIDATFYEPNCIVASPHPLIKPKTPEDYGWPSSDLSRETRQARNVIYTVDQLLKTEHPLIKDKFNFIWLTPKYRHAVHTFASDIDYLSVWWGPFGDMYRKDKRKPWVGEGYIDMHPEDARAYGIEDGDYVWVDADPEDMPFTGWKERPKEYKVARCMLRARYYPGTPRGVTRTWFNLYMASFGSVKGHETRKDGLAKSPTTGYQSLYRYGGHQSGTRSWLRPTLLTDTLVRKELMGQATGVGFCPDVHCANGAPRESFIKFSKAEDGGESGKGKWRPVTLGGRPTQESDSFKKYLSGQYV; encoded by the coding sequence ATGGCCAATTTATCAAGAAGGAATTTCTTAAAAGCGACCGGCAGTGGGCTTTTGTTGACTATGGCCGGGGGTACCGAGGCCTTAGCGATGCACGCCCTTGAGCCTGCCGTCGGTGTGGCTAACCCGCTTAGCCATTACCCAGCTCGCGATTGGGAAAAACTCTACAGGGATATTTATAAAGCTGACTCAAGTTTTGTGTTTATGTGTACACCAAACTGTACGCACAACTGCTACCTTCGTGCGTATGTGAAAAATGGAGTAGTGGTGCGTGTCGGTCCGTCACAGAATTATCACAAAGCAACCGACGTCTATGGAACTAAAGCGTCTCAGCGCTGGGACCCGCGTCACTGTAACAAAGGGATTTCGTTAGTAAGGCGTTTCTATGGCGACCGCCGTGTAAAAAGCCCCATGATACGTAAAGGATTTCTTGAGTGGGTGGAAAAAGGTTTTCCGCGTGACGAAAACGGAATGCCTCCAGCAGAGATGTTTCGCCGCGGCGAGGACACCTATGTTGCAGTAGAATGGGAAAAAGCATACGAAATAGCAGCAAAGACCTTTCATGAAATAGCAAAAACCTATTCAGGCGATAAGGGAGCACAACTACTTAAAAAACAAGACTACGATGAGGCTATGATTAAACGTATGGATGGCGCCGGTACAAGAGCTATGAAGTTCAGAGGCGGTATGCCTGCACTGGGTTCAATCAAGCTCTTCGGGCAATACCGTACAGCAAACTCGATGGCCCTTTTAGACAAATATGTCAGAAAGGTGGACGATGATAAAGCTGTTGGCGGCGTTGGACTGGATAACTATACGTGGCATACCGATTTGCCTCCAGGACATCCTATGGTTTGCGGACAGCAGACCATTGATTTTGATTTGTCTAATGTCGAGTACTGTAACATAGTTGTCTGCTGGGGTATAAACTGGATTTCCACTAAAATGCCTGACGGTCATTGGCTTACCGAGGCGCGCATGAAGGGCAAAAAAGTTATTGCAATAACTGCCGAGTACAGCTCTACGTGCAGCAAATCAGATGAGATTGTAATCATGAGACCAGGCACTGACCCTGCATTGGCTCTTGGAATAGCCCATGTTTTGATTAAAGAAAACCTCTATGACAAGAAATTCGTTAAAACTCACACAGACCTCCCTATGCTTATCAGGATGGACACCGGCAACATGTGTAAGGCAGCCGATGTGATTAAAGATTATAAGCAAAAAGTACTTACAATGAAAAAGATAGTGAAAGAAGCAAAGGATTTGCCTAAACCTGCAGCAACAAACGAGGGTATGCCTGGCGTTACAGAAGCTATGCGTAACTCATGGGGCGATTACGTCATGTGGGACACTAAAAGCGGAAAACCAGTTGCCGTTAGCAGTGACGACGTAGGCGAGCATTTCCATAAACTCGGTATAGAGCCTGCCATTGAGGGTGAGTTCACAGTTACAATTGGTGGCAAAGATGTAAAAGTGCGCCCTGTGTTTGATGTAGTTAAGCAGCACTTGTTTGACACATGGACGCCTGAAAACACGTCTAAGGTAACTTGGGCGCCAGTTTCTGCCATCTATAGCCTTGCCAGACAATTTGCCAAAAACCCTGAGAAAGTTCTTTTTACTGTCGGAATGGGACCAAACCAGATGTTTAACGCTGACCAAAAAGACAGAGCAATATTTTTAGTGGCAGCGTTGACAAGAAACGTTGGCTTCTTCGGTGGTAATGTGGGAAGTTACGCAGGTAACTACCGAGCAGCATACTTTAATGGAATGCCGCAGTACATGGCTGAAAATCCTTTTGATATAACACTAGACCCAACAAAACCAGCTAAAGTTAAACTAACATATGCAATGCAGTCGGCACATTACTACTCTCACGGAGATCAGCCTCTAAAGGTGCATGGTCATTATTTTAACGGAAAAAGCCACATGCCGTTTCCAACAAAATCCATGTGGTTTTCAGCCTCAAACTCCATTTTGGGTAACGCTAAGGGTCACTATGAGATAGTAATGAACCTGTTGCGCCATCCAGCGTACCGCGCTAAGGGGATGCACAAGCGTATGATAGAGGCTGTGTTTGTAAATGAGTGGTGGTGGACCGGTACATGTGAGTATGCTGACATCGTTTTTGGTGTTGATAGCTGGGCAGAGTATAATCTTCACGACATGACACAGTCTTGCACCAATCCCTTTATGCAGATTATGCCGCTTACTGAAATTAAGCGTATCCACAATACAAAGAGCAATGGCGAAACCTATCAGGGTGTAGCTCATGCACTGGCAAAAATCACGGGAGATAAACGCTTTGACGATTACTGGGCTTTAATGAACGCTCCATACAAGGCAAAGCCATATATTCAACGCGTACTGAGCCACTCTAATATGTTTAAAGGCTACGACGTAGAGGATCTACTGGTAAAGGCTAAAGATGGTATTCCTGCTTTGATGATGGGTAGAACCTATCCGAAATTCATTGGTTATGAGCAGAGCAATGAGTCAAAGCCCTGGTTTACTAAATCAGGGAGACTGGAGTTTTACCGCGACGAGCAGGAGTTTAAGGACTATGGCGAGAGCATTCCTCTTCATCGTGAACCAATAGATGCTACGTTCTATGAGCCAAATTGTATCGTAGCCTCACCACATCCGTTGATAAAGCCAAAGACTCCTGAGGACTACGGCTGGCCAAGCAGTGATCTCAGCCGTGAAACGCGCCAAGCGCGTAACGTTATCTATACGGTGGATCAACTGTTAAAGACAGAGCATCCGCTCATAAAGGATAAATTTAACTTCATATGGTTAACACCCAAGTACCGCCATGCCGTGCATACCTTTGCCTCAGATATAGATTACCTGTCAGTGTGGTGGGGGCCATTTGGCGATATGTACCGCAAAGATAAGCGTAAACCGTGGGTAGGTGAGGGATACATTGATATGCACCCAGAGGACGCAAGAGCCTATGGGATTGAGGACGGTGATTACGTGTGGGTTGATGCAGACCCAGAGGATATGCCTTTTACTGGCTGGAAAGAACGCCCAAAAGAGTACAAAGTAGCCCGTTGCATGCTTAGAGCAAGATATTATCCCGGCACTCCGCGTGGAGTCACAAGGACATGGTTTAACCTGTATATGGCCTCTTTTGGCTCAGTAAAGGGGCATGAGACCAGAAAGGATGGGCTAGCCAAGAGTCCTACCACCGGTTACCAGTCGCTGTATCGTTATGGCGGACACCAGAGCGGCACACGCTCATGGCTTAGACCAACACTTCTTACCGATACCCTGGTTCGTAAAGAGCTAATGGGACAGGCAACTGGAGTTGGATTCTGCCCTGATGTGCATTGTGCTAACGGTGCTCCTCGTGAGTCTTTTATTAAGTTTTCAAAAGCAGAGGACGGAGGCGAAAGCGGTAAGGGTAAGTGGAGACCTGTCACTTTAGGCGGACGCCCAACACAGGAAAGTGACAGCTTTAAAAAATATCTGAGCGGGCAGTATGTCTGA
- the def gene encoding peptide deformylase: MKIKTYPAAVLMRKAAAVENIDGKIVRLIDDMKATLFECEGQGLAAPQVGHSTKIIIADPSIKEPEKYKLTVIINPDIVYSEGVMESVEGCLSLPKATFTVHRAMRVFVKGLDIDGNPLEIEAIGNFARILQHEIDHLHGLLLLNRISEGEKTAYDKKNLKNPKRKFFLKD; this comes from the coding sequence ATGAAAATAAAAACATATCCGGCAGCAGTGCTGATGAGAAAGGCCGCAGCAGTGGAAAACATAGACGGAAAGATCGTAAGACTCATTGATGATATGAAAGCAACACTGTTTGAGTGCGAGGGTCAGGGACTGGCAGCCCCTCAGGTTGGTCACTCTACTAAAATCATCATAGCTGATCCTTCAATTAAAGAGCCTGAAAAGTATAAGCTGACTGTAATAATCAATCCTGATATTGTCTATTCAGAGGGTGTTATGGAATCGGTGGAGGGCTGCCTGAGTCTTCCAAAGGCTACTTTCACAGTGCATAGAGCTATGAGGGTTTTTGTAAAGGGACTTGACATAGACGGTAATCCTCTTGAGATAGAGGCTATCGGTAATTTTGCACGCATTCTTCAGCATGAAATTGACCACCTGCACGGCTTACTGCTGCTTAATAGGATAAGTGAGGGCGAAAAAACCGCTTATGATAAAAAGAATTTGAAAAATCCAAAACGCAAGTTTTTTTTAAAAGATTAG
- a CDS encoding peroxiredoxin family protein, with the protein MAAQKKRMAIIASKGTLDMAYPPLILASTAAAMDVDVQIFFTLYGVDIINKKKYKNLQVAPIGNPAMPSPIPMPNIIGMLPGMTPMATMMMKSMIKKINWPTIPELIDACREVDVRMIACTPTVEMTGISKDDLIDGVVLAGAAEFLNFALDANITLFI; encoded by the coding sequence ATGGCAGCACAAAAGAAGAGAATGGCGATAATAGCAAGCAAAGGGACTTTGGATATGGCTTATCCCCCGTTAATCCTTGCTTCTACCGCAGCAGCAATGGACGTTGACGTGCAGATATTTTTTACTCTTTACGGTGTGGATATAATAAACAAAAAGAAGTACAAGAATCTTCAGGTAGCCCCTATTGGCAATCCTGCAATGCCCTCTCCGATTCCGATGCCTAACATAATCGGAATGCTGCCCGGCATGACACCAATGGCAACCATGATGATGAAAAGTATGATCAAAAAAATCAACTGGCCGACAATCCCTGAGCTTATTGACGCTTGCCGTGAGGTTGACGTCAGAATGATAGCCTGTACGCCTACAGTGGAGATGACCGGCATATCTAAGGATGACCTCATAGATGGCGTTGTACTTGCCGGAGCTGCAGAGTTCCTTAACTTTGCTCTTGACGCTAACATCACCTTGTTTATCTAA
- a CDS encoding bifunctional riboflavin kinase/FAD synthetase, giving the protein MEVIRGLDNLVKKYPVPVVTLGNFDGVHTGHRRILERVKEAAQKSNGTSIVITFDPHPLKIVNPQKGVKILTPFDIKAELIGRVGVDVLLCIDFNKRFSKTEPDYFVENVLVGLLNVSHVIVGHNYRFGKGKKGTTDSLRRRGKKYRFKFQVVRNVKRDRAVISSSLIRHHLLKGDMAHATCYLGRPYFIQSEIITGTGRGKSILQIPTANLSLPDELVPRGGVYAVKVQIDGRIYDGAANIGSNPTFGENPTSYEVHVFNYDGNAVGKTMRVHFIERLRDEKVFPNPDALREQIMTDFKRATDILKKVTLDQSL; this is encoded by the coding sequence TTGGAGGTAATAAGAGGGCTGGATAATCTTGTAAAGAAGTATCCGGTACCTGTCGTAACTCTTGGAAATTTTGACGGTGTGCACACAGGGCACAGACGAATACTTGAACGTGTAAAAGAGGCGGCACAAAAGTCAAACGGTACGTCTATTGTGATTACCTTTGACCCCCATCCGCTTAAGATTGTAAATCCGCAGAAGGGTGTAAAGATACTGACGCCTTTTGATATAAAAGCTGAGCTTATAGGAAGAGTAGGTGTGGACGTGCTTCTTTGTATAGATTTCAATAAGAGATTTTCCAAGACGGAGCCGGATTATTTTGTAGAAAATGTGCTTGTAGGCTTGTTAAACGTAAGCCATGTGATAGTTGGGCACAATTACAGATTTGGCAAAGGTAAAAAGGGCACAACGGACTCACTCCGAAGACGAGGTAAGAAGTATCGATTTAAATTTCAAGTAGTTAGAAACGTTAAAAGAGACAGGGCAGTGATAAGCAGCAGTTTAATTCGTCATCATCTGCTAAAGGGCGACATGGCACATGCTACCTGCTACCTCGGGCGCCCCTACTTCATACAATCGGAAATAATAACCGGCACAGGACGCGGTAAAAGCATCCTTCAGATACCAACGGCAAACCTTTCACTGCCGGATGAGTTAGTGCCGCGGGGTGGCGTCTATGCCGTAAAGGTTCAGATTGACGGCCGTATCTATGACGGGGCTGCAAATATTGGGAGTAACCCCACATTTGGCGAAAACCCAACAAGTTATGAGGTTCATGTGTTTAACTATGATGGCAATGCCGTGGGGAAAACCATGCGGGTTCATTTTATAGAACGTCTGAGAGACGAGAAAGTGTTTCCTAACCCTGATGCGCTAAGAGAACAAATAATGACAGATTTTAAAAGAGCCACAGATATTTTAAAAAAGGTTACGCTTGACCAGTCATTGTAG
- a CDS encoding dehydrogenase, producing the protein MEDVFNWQINRNMKYPYPAAMPEKQFAAVFDINKCIGCQTCSITCKTTWTAGRGQEYMFWNNVESKPYGGYPLYWDSKLLEKIGGGKWNNNTYEGKTIFEKAAEENKSVEGFLPALEDWSYPNMGEDEISGGDVKQGMHIESLPHPIWFFYLPRICNHCSYPACVAACPRQSVYKRPEDGIVLIDQSRCQGYRQCVSGCPYKKPMYNATTNRSEKCVACYPKTEVSLHTQCMEHCIGKIRTQGWLSQPDKADPSNPIDYLVHIKKIALPLYPQFGTQPNIYYIPPIHVPSPYLVQMFGTGVDAAIKAYKAAPSDTTLKGLLVLFGSCAELMTKFEVKNDIAIGYNSKGDVVAQAPIVEPNVIREHYDKARDVYRLDVT; encoded by the coding sequence ATGGAAGACGTCTTTAACTGGCAAATAAACCGGAACATGAAGTACCCATATCCAGCAGCAATGCCTGAGAAACAATTTGCCGCAGTTTTTGACATAAATAAGTGCATCGGATGCCAGACCTGCTCCATAACCTGTAAGACTACATGGACGGCAGGACGCGGGCAGGAGTATATGTTTTGGAATAACGTTGAATCAAAGCCTTACGGCGGATACCCGCTGTACTGGGATTCCAAACTGTTAGAGAAGATTGGCGGAGGTAAGTGGAACAACAATACTTACGAGGGTAAGACAATATTTGAAAAGGCGGCTGAGGAAAACAAAAGCGTAGAAGGATTCCTGCCTGCTCTTGAAGACTGGTCTTATCCCAATATGGGAGAGGATGAGATTTCTGGAGGAGATGTAAAACAGGGAATGCACATTGAGTCGCTTCCGCATCCAATTTGGTTTTTCTATCTGCCGAGAATCTGCAACCACTGCAGTTATCCGGCATGTGTGGCGGCATGTCCTCGCCAGTCGGTCTATAAAAGGCCAGAGGATGGCATAGTGCTGATAGATCAGTCCCGCTGTCAGGGTTACAGGCAGTGTGTGTCGGGCTGTCCGTACAAAAAGCCTATGTATAATGCTACTACCAATAGGAGTGAAAAGTGCGTGGCCTGTTATCCAAAGACAGAGGTCAGCCTTCACACCCAGTGTATGGAGCACTGTATAGGGAAAATCAGAACTCAGGGATGGCTTAGTCAGCCTGACAAGGCAGATCCAAGTAATCCAATTGATTACCTTGTGCATATTAAGAAAATTGCGCTTCCTCTGTATCCGCAGTTCGGAACACAGCCTAACATCTATTACATACCTCCGATTCATGTTCCATCGCCGTATCTTGTGCAGATGTTTGGAACGGGCGTGGATGCTGCGATTAAAGCTTATAAGGCTGCGCCATCGGATACTACTCTGAAGGGGCTGTTGGTTTTGTTTGGCAGTTGTGCCGAGCTTATGACTAAGTTTGAAGTTAAAAACGATATTGCTATCGGTTACAACAGCAAGGGTGACGTCGTTGCAC
- a CDS encoding methionyl-tRNA formyltransferase: MNIVFWGTPWFSVPTLEALIKSGHRVSLVITQPDKGRRSKVIIPPVKQAAKAAGIEVMQPEGLKSEALISKLETLNHDVNVVIAYGKILPVEILNIPKFKSINVHASLLPNYRGAAPIQWALINGDTETGVSTMLMDEGIDTGHVYYTEKEIIKDDDTYESLGLRLSKQGAELLVKTLRDIETGVVTPTPQLGESTYARILKKEDGLINWNKSAAHIVNMTRGLYPWPGAYTFFNGQRVKILKATAVLTEGSWAEPATVIHQSVRDGLIISCGEGTLSILELQPEGKKAMSYADFIAGRVKTPADVINVG; the protein is encoded by the coding sequence ATGAATATAGTTTTTTGGGGGACGCCGTGGTTTTCAGTGCCTACTCTTGAGGCATTAATTAAGAGCGGACATAGGGTCTCGCTTGTTATAACCCAGCCGGATAAGGGCAGAAGGTCAAAAGTGATAATACCTCCGGTTAAACAGGCAGCAAAGGCAGCTGGGATTGAGGTGATGCAGCCTGAGGGTCTTAAATCAGAAGCTCTTATCAGCAAGTTGGAAACACTTAATCATGACGTTAATGTTGTTATTGCTTATGGCAAAATTCTACCCGTTGAGATACTAAACATCCCAAAGTTTAAATCTATAAATGTTCACGCCTCACTGCTTCCTAACTACCGCGGAGCAGCTCCAATCCAGTGGGCACTAATAAACGGTGACACAGAAACCGGAGTTAGCACTATGCTCATGGATGAGGGGATTGATACAGGGCATGTTTACTACACAGAGAAAGAGATTATCAAAGATGACGACACGTATGAATCTTTAGGGCTGAGACTCTCTAAACAAGGAGCGGAGTTATTAGTAAAGACGCTAAGAGACATAGAGACCGGAGTTGTCACTCCAACCCCACAACTGGGAGAATCTACCTATGCACGGATTCTAAAAAAAGAGGACGGCCTTATTAACTGGAACAAATCGGCCGCACACATCGTAAATATGACACGGGGGCTTTACCCATGGCCAGGAGCCTATACGTTTTTTAACGGTCAGAGGGTTAAAATACTGAAAGCTACGGCAGTATTAACTGAAGGAAGTTGGGCAGAACCTGCCACTGTGATACATCAAAGTGTCAGAGACGGCCTTATTATATCCTGTGGGGAGGGTACGTTGTCAATATTGGAGCTTCAACCAGAGGGTAAAAAAGCCATGTCCTACGCTGACTTTATAGCAGGCAGAGTAAAAACTCCAGCGGATGTTATTAATGTGGGTTAA
- a CDS encoding DUF116 domain-containing protein — translation MWVKFKIFWVKFLRAVTLKVLYPFLMLLGAFIKSKKEAFQDFIININNKLVMKLGIKSSRLLIMLPHCLQIDKCDIRITNDINNCKRCGRCNVKDLISVAEECNLKLYVATGGSIARKLVKDIRPDAIVAVACQRDLSSGIADAHPLPVIGVHNERPFGPCYNTKVNVEKVQEAIRTFFQ, via the coding sequence ATGTGGGTTAAATTTAAAATATTTTGGGTCAAATTTCTGCGCGCCGTCACTCTAAAGGTGCTCTATCCGTTTCTTATGCTATTGGGAGCTTTCATAAAGAGCAAAAAAGAGGCGTTTCAGGATTTCATTATAAATATTAACAATAAACTTGTAATGAAGCTGGGCATTAAGAGTTCAAGGCTCTTGATAATGCTCCCGCACTGTCTTCAGATTGATAAGTGTGACATCCGGATTACCAATGATATCAATAACTGTAAAAGATGCGGCAGGTGTAATGTTAAAGACTTAATATCTGTAGCAGAGGAGTGCAATCTTAAACTCTATGTGGCGACAGGCGGCTCAATAGCACGAAAACTGGTTAAGGACATCCGGCCTGACGCCATAGTGGCTGTTGCCTGCCAGCGGGATTTAAGCAGCGGGATAGCCGATGCGCATCCTCTGCCTGTCATAGGAGTGCACAACGAAAGGCCGTTTGGTCCCTGTTACAATACAAAAGTAAACGTTGAAAAAGTGCAGGAGGCGATAAGAACATTTTTTCAGTAA